A genomic stretch from Polyangium spumosum includes:
- a CDS encoding RCC1 domain-containing protein gives MHGKTLSVSALLVGLALVACSPETRNYGTGGGGPGGGGPGGGGPGGGGPGGGGAGGNPSCAVGTDDCDDMPGCETSTVDDPMNCGGCGVVCQRSCVAGVCDDPVQVALGNRHSCARTGGGDVYCWGNNSAYELGIGSSTSTPTPQKVAVAGKAIHLDAGGGMFKNAAGADLLMAHTCAVLDDTTVQCWGWNTSGQLGTSSGNWQDKPTTAVSLVGATEVSVGGRHTCAVTGKGELYCWGANDKGQCGLGTPSEKVEMPTLVALSDVAHVSAGYEHTCAVTNGGTLHCWGVNGIYGRLGIGDGPDQPAPKVVSFTAVEQVSAGYEHTCALKGGQQYCWGNGYQGQLGIDGEFTWRTAPSDPSALPSASFVSAGFQHTASVTADGRAYVSSTQVRIGDGTTESTYVPLPVTLTDVAEIAAGSSHTCARTSEGRIHCWGNNKEALFTEPGMADEVLSPLVINFPP, from the coding sequence ATGCATGGGAAAACTCTCTCCGTCAGCGCCCTCCTCGTCGGCCTCGCGCTCGTCGCGTGTTCTCCCGAGACCCGCAATTACGGCACGGGCGGCGGTGGTCCGGGCGGCGGCGGACCGGGCGGCGGCGGACCGGGCGGCGGCGGACCGGGCGGCGGCGGCGCCGGCGGCAATCCGAGCTGCGCGGTCGGGACCGATGATTGCGACGACATGCCCGGCTGCGAGACGAGCACCGTGGACGATCCCATGAACTGCGGCGGCTGCGGCGTCGTCTGCCAGCGATCGTGCGTCGCGGGGGTCTGCGACGATCCGGTCCAGGTCGCCCTCGGCAACCGGCACTCGTGCGCGCGGACGGGGGGCGGGGACGTGTATTGCTGGGGGAACAACTCGGCGTACGAGCTCGGGATCGGCAGCAGCACCAGCACGCCCACGCCGCAGAAGGTCGCCGTCGCGGGCAAGGCCATCCACCTCGACGCGGGCGGGGGCATGTTCAAGAACGCGGCCGGCGCGGACCTGCTCATGGCGCACACCTGCGCCGTCCTCGACGACACCACGGTCCAGTGCTGGGGCTGGAACACGAGCGGGCAGCTCGGGACGTCGAGCGGCAACTGGCAGGACAAACCCACGACGGCCGTGAGCCTGGTCGGCGCGACGGAGGTGAGCGTCGGCGGGCGGCACACCTGCGCGGTGACGGGCAAGGGCGAGCTCTACTGCTGGGGCGCCAATGACAAGGGGCAATGCGGCCTCGGGACGCCGAGCGAGAAGGTCGAGATGCCCACGCTGGTGGCGCTCTCCGACGTCGCGCACGTCTCCGCGGGTTACGAGCACACGTGCGCGGTGACGAACGGCGGCACGCTCCATTGCTGGGGCGTGAACGGCATTTATGGTCGGCTCGGGATCGGGGACGGGCCCGATCAGCCCGCGCCGAAGGTCGTGAGCTTCACGGCCGTGGAGCAGGTCTCGGCCGGGTACGAGCATACCTGCGCCTTGAAGGGCGGGCAGCAATATTGCTGGGGCAACGGCTATCAGGGCCAGCTCGGCATCGACGGCGAGTTCACCTGGCGCACGGCGCCCTCGGACCCGTCGGCGCTCCCCTCGGCGAGCTTCGTCTCCGCGGGTTTTCAGCACACGGCGAGCGTGACGGCGGACGGCCGGGCGTATGTGTCGAGCACCCAGGTGCGCATCGGCGACGGGACGACCGAATCCACGTACGTGCCCTTGCCCGTGACCCTGACCGACGTCGCCGAGATCGCGGCCGGATCGAGCCACACCTGCGCGCGCACGAGCGAGGGCCGGATCCACTGCTGGGGCAACAACAAAGAGGCGCTGTTCACCGAGCCGGGCATGGCCGACGAGGTCCTCTCCCCGCTCGTCATCAACTTCCCTCCTTGA
- a CDS encoding cytochrome P450 — MERLNLLAPDVRRDPYPHYAELRRSAPVALVDPGVWAVSRYDDVVSVLKNPAVFSSQGLKAATTQPWVEHNPIAESLVLLDPPRHTAIRALVTHAFTTRVLPRVEPLARRICAAFAARAGRGLEVDICDELSSTLPAGVIANLLGFDGSLAAKFRTWSEDIVAITPVTPEEARPRIAASIAELTRYIEEVFVDRKRARRDDLASDLLDAEVDGRRLDDAELMSFMFLLLVAGFETTTHLLTNSMRILAERPELLDRLRRDPSIIPTFVEEVLRFEPPVHATLRLVLRDTELAGVALPEGTVIAALLASANRDETRFDDAERFDIDRGRRPNVAFGHGIHFCLGATLARAEARIALEELVPHVKSIHVTEEPTWNHGLTVRGPVRCGIRFEPL; from the coding sequence ATGGAACGCTTGAACCTCCTCGCTCCGGACGTCCGCCGAGACCCCTACCCTCACTACGCCGAGCTCCGCCGCTCGGCCCCGGTGGCCCTCGTCGATCCGGGCGTGTGGGCCGTGAGCCGCTACGACGACGTCGTGTCTGTCCTGAAGAACCCTGCCGTCTTCTCATCGCAGGGGCTGAAGGCGGCGACCACGCAGCCGTGGGTCGAGCACAACCCGATCGCCGAGTCGCTCGTCCTGCTCGACCCGCCGCGGCACACGGCCATCCGCGCGCTCGTCACGCACGCCTTCACCACGCGTGTCCTGCCCCGCGTCGAGCCGCTCGCGCGCCGGATCTGCGCCGCGTTCGCCGCGCGCGCCGGGCGCGGCCTCGAGGTCGACATCTGCGACGAGCTCTCGTCGACCTTGCCCGCCGGGGTGATCGCCAACCTGCTCGGCTTCGACGGCTCGCTCGCCGCCAAGTTTCGCACCTGGTCCGAGGACATCGTGGCCATCACCCCCGTGACGCCCGAGGAGGCGCGCCCGCGGATCGCCGCGTCGATCGCCGAGCTCACGCGGTACATCGAGGAGGTCTTCGTGGATCGCAAGCGCGCGCGTCGGGACGACCTCGCGAGTGATCTGCTCGACGCGGAGGTGGATGGCCGGCGCCTCGACGACGCCGAGCTCATGAGCTTCATGTTCCTCCTGCTCGTCGCCGGCTTCGAGACGACGACGCATCTGCTCACGAATTCGATGCGGATCCTCGCCGAGCGCCCCGAGCTGCTCGACCGCCTGCGCAGAGACCCCTCGATCATCCCGACGTTCGTGGAGGAGGTGCTCCGCTTCGAGCCGCCCGTGCACGCGACGCTGCGCCTCGTGCTACGCGACACCGAGCTCGCGGGCGTGGCATTGCCTGAGGGAACCGTGATCGCCGCGCTCCTCGCCTCGGCCAACCGCGACGAGACTCGATTCGACGACGCCGAGCGATTCGACATCGACCGCGGCCGCCGTCCGAACGTGGCCTTCGGGCACGGCATCCATTTCTGCCTCGGGGCTACGCTCGCCCGCGCCGAGGCGCGTATCGCGCTCGAGGAGCTCGTGCCGCACGTGAAGTCGATCCACGTGACGGAAGAGCCCACGTGGAATCACGGGCTCACCGTGCGTGGCCCCGTGCGTTGCGGGATCCGGTTCGAGCCGCTGTGA
- a CDS encoding VWA domain-containing protein — protein MKATYALSKPTIVVGESTKLSLVVRFGADGKKEDAPRRKLNLSLVLDRSGSMGGTPLRQAIKAAQALVGEMKDDDRVSVVIFDDSADTIVDPVLAKDKKAIQDKIGKARAGGCTNLSGGWLEGIKHVKKHATKDEVNRVLVLTDGQANMGITAPDVLKKTAREKAGEGVVTTTLGFGSGFNEDLLIGMAREAEGNFYFIEHPEDVEQVFKIELEGLSSVIGQNLVVNVRPDDAVEHGWVLNKYRIEEKGSELQVTLGDVYAVEEKVLALELEVKPTKAGTIKVASIGFQYQTVVDGSIKDGSGEFVVTVNAGTAEEAAAAAQDINVIGEARRLETAKLKDEAVDLADKGDLKNAAQKLRKMAEDLRNSPLANQFAFAEEIEQLEHFADRLEKRSYDGVLRKELRDQSYQAGARSRGDLAQRGTAGGSAAGLATVTSADGGVVLRCEKEGGKLRIKVTSDGFDVNKNVQFPRAIRQEGVTYLVESIVPSADGSFYRAQGWIKRLLRPGETVSVSSGGSSRRSSSSSKAAKTPATAADLPTCTEIGDGVLVQCVPEGKKLRARVVSDGYNPNYNIRFPRSIRELGVLYVCDEVVEAGGGGSYIAQGEIKRLIQ, from the coding sequence GTGAAAGCGACTTACGCATTGAGCAAGCCGACGATCGTCGTCGGCGAATCCACCAAGTTATCGCTCGTCGTCCGCTTCGGCGCCGACGGGAAGAAGGAAGACGCGCCGAGGAGGAAGCTCAACCTGAGCCTCGTGCTCGATCGCTCGGGGTCGATGGGCGGCACGCCGCTCCGGCAGGCGATCAAGGCCGCGCAGGCCCTCGTCGGGGAGATGAAGGACGACGATCGGGTGAGCGTGGTCATCTTCGACGACAGCGCCGACACCATCGTCGACCCGGTCCTCGCCAAGGACAAGAAGGCCATCCAGGACAAGATCGGCAAGGCGCGCGCCGGCGGCTGCACGAACCTCTCGGGCGGGTGGCTCGAGGGCATCAAGCACGTGAAGAAGCACGCCACGAAGGACGAGGTGAACCGCGTCCTGGTCCTCACGGACGGCCAGGCGAACATGGGGATCACCGCGCCCGACGTGCTGAAGAAGACGGCCCGCGAGAAGGCGGGCGAGGGCGTGGTGACGACGACGCTCGGCTTCGGCTCGGGCTTCAACGAGGACCTGCTCATCGGCATGGCCCGCGAGGCCGAGGGCAACTTCTATTTCATCGAGCACCCCGAGGACGTCGAGCAGGTCTTCAAGATCGAGCTCGAGGGTCTGTCCTCCGTGATCGGGCAGAACCTCGTGGTGAACGTGCGGCCCGACGACGCCGTGGAGCACGGCTGGGTGCTGAACAAGTACCGCATCGAGGAGAAGGGCAGCGAGCTGCAAGTCACGCTCGGCGACGTGTACGCGGTCGAGGAGAAGGTCCTCGCGCTCGAGCTCGAGGTGAAGCCGACGAAGGCGGGGACGATCAAGGTCGCCTCGATCGGGTTCCAGTACCAGACGGTGGTGGACGGCTCGATCAAGGACGGGTCGGGCGAGTTCGTCGTGACCGTGAACGCGGGCACGGCCGAGGAAGCGGCCGCCGCGGCGCAGGACATCAACGTCATCGGCGAGGCGCGGCGCCTCGAGACGGCGAAGCTGAAGGACGAGGCGGTCGACCTCGCGGACAAGGGCGACCTCAAGAACGCGGCGCAGAAGCTCCGCAAGATGGCCGAGGACCTCCGCAACAGCCCGCTCGCGAACCAGTTCGCCTTCGCCGAGGAGATCGAGCAGCTCGAGCACTTCGCCGATCGGCTGGAGAAGCGCTCGTACGACGGCGTGCTGCGCAAGGAGCTGCGCGATCAGTCCTACCAGGCCGGCGCGCGTAGCCGCGGCGATCTCGCGCAGCGCGGCACGGCCGGCGGCAGCGCGGCGGGGCTCGCGACGGTCACGAGCGCGGACGGCGGCGTGGTCCTTCGTTGCGAGAAGGAGGGCGGCAAGCTCCGGATCAAGGTGACGTCGGACGGCTTCGACGTGAACAAGAACGTGCAGTTCCCGCGCGCGATCCGGCAGGAGGGCGTGACGTACCTCGTCGAGTCGATCGTGCCGAGCGCCGACGGGAGCTTCTACCGCGCGCAGGGCTGGATCAAGCGCCTGCTCCGGCCGGGCGAGACGGTGAGCGTGAGCTCGGGCGGGTCGAGCCGCAGGTCGTCGTCCTCGTCGAAGGCGGCGAAGACGCCGGCGACGGCGGCGGATCTGCCGACGTGCACGGAGATCGGCGACGGCGTGCTCGTGCAATGCGTGCCCGAGGGCAAGAAGCTCCGCGCGCGTGTCGTCTCGGACGGGTACAACCCGAACTACAACATCCGCTTCCCGCGCAGCATCCGCGAGCTCGGCGTGCTCTACGTCTGCGACGAGGTCGTCGAGGCCGGCGGCGGCGGCTCGTACATCGCGCAGGGTGAGATCAAGCGGCTGATTCAGTAG
- a CDS encoding Uma2 family endonuclease, producing MREAARKLVTFAEYIAFEEKAETKHEYRDGEIVAMTGGSYEHARLTITVGRMLGNQLEGRRCAVFSPDARLRVLATGLATYPDLSVVCGKLERDPEHKHTMTNPTVLVEVLSPSTEAYDRGDKFVDYQQIPSLKEYVLVSSERRRIEVFRRQTDGSWTYHHTAEKGVTELASIGCKLDLDEIYRNPLEESA from the coding sequence ATGAGAGAGGCCGCTCGCAAGCTCGTCACGTTCGCCGAGTACATCGCGTTCGAGGAGAAGGCGGAGACGAAACACGAGTACAGGGACGGGGAGATCGTCGCGATGACGGGGGGGTCGTACGAGCACGCCCGTCTGACGATCACGGTGGGGCGCATGCTGGGAAACCAGCTCGAGGGACGGCGCTGCGCGGTATTCAGCCCGGATGCTCGTTTGCGGGTGCTCGCCACGGGCCTCGCGACCTATCCCGATCTGAGCGTCGTCTGCGGCAAGCTGGAGAGGGATCCGGAGCACAAGCACACGATGACGAACCCCACCGTGCTCGTGGAGGTCCTCTCGCCGAGCACCGAGGCGTACGACCGCGGGGATAAGTTCGTCGACTACCAGCAGATCCCCTCGCTGAAGGAGTACGTGCTCGTGTCATCCGAGCGGCGGCGCATCGAGGTCTTTCGCCGGCAGACGGATGGCTCGTGGACCTACCACCACACAGCAGAAAAAGGGGTCACCGAGCTCGCCTCGATCGGCTGCAAGCTCGATCTCGACGAGATCTATCGCAATCCGCTGGAAGAAAGCGCCTGA
- a CDS encoding OmpA family protein, translating into MSPRKTFARSPLVALLLSLLPVACGSGYAPRPTYGSADRGADTDQDGAADIDDACPAEAEDGLPPKANDGCPATDPDNDGVLLADDKCPYAKEDGLPPKAEDGCPSDDEDQDGVANALDKCPVQPEDNLPPNASDGCPAPDGDQDGVADVNDKCPQQPETQNGYRDEDGCPDQAAGEVAYDETSHEIVIPETKRVDFELDSAELTPAAKGTVAEIAKVLKQFPQIQRMEIEGHASSKGDKNYNLNLTERRAQAIANALVSGGVDRNRLVPVGYGEYCPAVDRGDEVDDPVNRRVLLKAVQVNGVWQDVPRGCWRAKAAGIDPTKRKAGVWQTPSSQPPPSPQTPYVPPAGGA; encoded by the coding sequence ATGTCCCCTCGAAAGACCTTCGCTCGTAGCCCCCTCGTCGCCCTGCTCCTCTCGCTCCTGCCCGTCGCTTGCGGCTCCGGTTATGCGCCGCGCCCGACGTACGGGAGCGCGGATCGAGGCGCGGACACGGATCAAGACGGCGCCGCCGACATCGACGACGCTTGCCCCGCGGAGGCCGAGGATGGCCTGCCGCCGAAGGCGAACGACGGCTGCCCCGCGACCGACCCCGACAACGACGGCGTCCTGCTCGCCGACGACAAATGCCCCTACGCGAAGGAGGACGGCCTGCCGCCGAAGGCCGAGGACGGCTGCCCCTCGGACGACGAGGACCAGGACGGCGTCGCGAATGCGCTCGACAAGTGCCCCGTCCAGCCCGAGGACAACCTCCCGCCGAACGCGAGCGACGGCTGCCCCGCGCCCGACGGCGATCAGGACGGCGTCGCCGACGTCAATGACAAGTGCCCGCAGCAGCCCGAGACGCAGAATGGTTACCGCGACGAGGACGGCTGCCCCGACCAGGCCGCGGGCGAGGTCGCGTACGACGAGACGTCACACGAGATCGTGATCCCCGAGACGAAGCGGGTCGATTTCGAGCTCGATTCGGCCGAGCTCACGCCGGCCGCGAAGGGGACCGTCGCCGAGATCGCGAAGGTGCTCAAGCAATTCCCGCAGATCCAGCGCATGGAGATCGAGGGCCACGCCTCGAGCAAGGGCGACAAGAACTACAACCTGAACCTCACCGAGCGCCGCGCCCAGGCCATCGCGAACGCCCTCGTGAGCGGCGGCGTGGACCGCAACCGGCTGGTCCCGGTCGGATACGGCGAATATTGCCCCGCCGTGGACAGGGGCGACGAGGTCGACGATCCGGTGAACCGCCGCGTCCTGCTCAAGGCCGTGCAGGTGAACGGCGTTTGGCAAGACGTACCCCGCGGCTGCTGGCGGGCGAAGGCGGCCGGGATCGACCCGACGAAGCGCAAGGCCGGCGTGTGGCAGACCCCGTCGAGCCAGCCTCCGCCGTCGCCGCAGACGCCGTACGTCCCGCCCGCCGGCGGCGCCTGA
- a CDS encoding serine/threonine-protein kinase, giving the protein MKELTPGSLVDRKYAIEKPLGEGGMGVVWLARDVNTDVPVVVKAIRAEYAHRKDFRERILAEGRALARIDHPNVVRLNAVVSDEDGLCLVMQFIEGETLEDRIARHSRSGAPLSVPEALALFRPIVQGVAAAHAEGIIHRDLKPANVLIRGKDGIVKVTDFGIAKDEDDAQKGKGNTEGVIGSVLYMSPEQCTGKKGLDKRVDVYALGILLYELLVGQVPFDDDSHYMIMTSHVKEPLPKIRAKRPDVPPWLEAVAERCAAKRREDRFGSCEEILAALDAQGRGFSGHTAPAAPLHFTAPAAPLGADVAAPGFPQTAPASVITAPGNEPPPKRGLAVALTVGIAVLAGLGISYSLGLFGAPEGKDERAQARDAPAPESPPSATSAATQAAPEPNADGKNPLAALAGPWRSDSGREYDAVLVGDRLEMRIRDAKPFAVQGYEQGEARFVLLVLPGKQDVFGVEDRLRPNPPAGHAYDVELARSTCIVPYTEIAGKRLEARLDGGKLHVSMVQTQPPPASYTRDGKRVTGCRNLAAAPLTPIQSVLGRP; this is encoded by the coding sequence ATGAAAGAACTCACCCCCGGCTCCCTCGTCGACCGCAAATACGCCATCGAAAAACCCCTCGGCGAGGGGGGCATGGGCGTCGTCTGGCTCGCGCGTGACGTGAACACCGACGTCCCCGTCGTCGTGAAGGCCATTCGCGCCGAGTACGCCCACCGCAAGGATTTCCGCGAGCGGATCCTCGCCGAGGGCCGCGCGCTCGCCCGCATCGACCACCCGAACGTCGTCCGCCTCAACGCCGTCGTCTCCGACGAGGACGGGCTCTGCCTCGTCATGCAATTCATCGAAGGCGAGACCCTCGAGGACCGCATCGCGCGCCATTCGAGATCCGGCGCGCCGCTCTCCGTCCCCGAGGCGCTCGCCCTCTTCCGCCCCATCGTACAGGGCGTCGCCGCGGCCCACGCCGAGGGCATCATCCACCGCGACCTCAAGCCCGCGAACGTGCTCATCCGCGGCAAGGACGGCATCGTCAAGGTCACCGATTTCGGCATCGCCAAGGACGAGGACGACGCGCAGAAAGGCAAGGGCAACACCGAGGGCGTCATCGGCTCGGTGCTCTACATGTCGCCCGAGCAATGCACCGGGAAGAAGGGCCTCGACAAACGGGTCGACGTCTACGCGCTCGGCATCCTGCTCTACGAGCTGCTCGTCGGGCAGGTGCCCTTCGACGATGACAGCCATTACATGATCATGACCTCGCACGTGAAGGAGCCGCTCCCGAAGATCCGGGCGAAGCGGCCCGACGTGCCCCCCTGGCTCGAGGCCGTCGCCGAGCGCTGCGCCGCGAAGAGGCGCGAGGATCGGTTCGGCTCGTGCGAGGAGATCCTCGCGGCCCTCGACGCGCAAGGCCGAGGTTTTTCCGGCCATACCGCTCCCGCCGCGCCGCTCCATTTCACCGCGCCGGCCGCGCCTCTCGGGGCGGACGTGGCGGCGCCGGGTTTCCCGCAGACGGCGCCGGCCTCGGTGATCACGGCGCCCGGCAACGAGCCGCCCCCGAAGCGCGGCCTCGCCGTGGCGCTCACCGTGGGGATCGCGGTCCTCGCCGGGCTCGGCATCTCCTATTCGCTCGGCCTCTTCGGCGCCCCCGAGGGCAAGGACGAGCGCGCGCAGGCCAGGGACGCGCCCGCGCCGGAGAGCCCGCCGAGCGCGACGAGCGCGGCCACGCAGGCGGCCCCGGAGCCGAATGCGGACGGGAAAAACCCCCTCGCCGCCCTCGCCGGCCCCTGGCGGAGCGACAGCGGCCGCGAGTACGACGCGGTCCTCGTCGGAGACCGCCTCGAAATGCGGATCCGCGACGCCAAGCCGTTTGCCGTCCAGGGCTACGAGCAGGGCGAGGCTCGGTTCGTGCTCCTGGTTTTACCGGGCAAACAGGACGTCTTCGGCGTCGAGGACCGACTGCGGCCGAACCCGCCCGCGGGCCATGCCTACGACGTCGAGCTCGCCCGCTCGACCTGCATCGTCCCGTACACCGAGATCGCGGGCAAACGACTGGAAGCGCGGCTCGACGGAGGGAAGCTCCACGTCTCCATGGTGCAGACGCAGCCCCCCCCGGCGAGCTACACGCGCGACGGCAAACGCGTCACGGGCTGCAGGAACCTCGCCGCCGCGCCGCTCACGCCCATTCAAAGCGTGCTCGGGAGGCCCTGA
- a CDS encoding tetratricopeptide repeat protein, whose protein sequence is MPRPTQKTASKTPAKPTTKRAAPRRRVAEAGGAIPPWAALNNRGNRKQEEGDLDGAIDDFTEAIDLAPEEHAPKYNRGNARSLAGDVEGALADYTEAIDLAPAFAPAWQRRGLTKQRIGDLLGAIADLDEAVRLDPSEPSAFGERAALRALRADFAGAVEDCERALEMAPPDWHHRQRTQNLLDTIRKVAGNQRTEGMDEKKSTKKGRKGAAKAAEAPQTARMVVEEMLGATGFSFACSEDNTEGYIDYLAAAKQGIVEAFAVRLSEELERVVVYVLFEPKAKKELRAELAEFVTRANFGMGDGNFEMDYEDGSVRFKVALDYSDDRLTPILVRNMLFDAMDTTEVYADALAKVIAGKAKAKSAVRAAEKAAMESGSL, encoded by the coding sequence ATGCCTCGCCCAACACAAAAGACCGCCTCGAAGACACCCGCCAAGCCCACCACGAAACGCGCCGCCCCCCGGAGACGCGTGGCCGAGGCCGGCGGCGCGATCCCTCCCTGGGCCGCGCTCAACAATCGCGGCAATCGCAAGCAGGAGGAGGGCGACCTCGACGGCGCGATCGACGATTTCACGGAGGCGATCGACCTCGCGCCGGAGGAGCACGCGCCGAAGTACAACCGCGGCAATGCCCGCTCGCTCGCCGGCGACGTGGAGGGCGCGCTCGCCGATTACACGGAGGCGATCGACCTCGCGCCCGCATTCGCGCCCGCCTGGCAACGCCGGGGCCTGACGAAGCAAAGGATCGGCGATCTCCTGGGCGCGATCGCCGACCTCGACGAGGCCGTGCGCCTCGACCCGAGCGAGCCGAGCGCGTTCGGCGAGCGCGCCGCGCTCCGGGCCTTGCGCGCGGATTTCGCGGGCGCCGTCGAGGACTGCGAGCGCGCCCTCGAAATGGCCCCGCCCGACTGGCACCACCGGCAGAGGACGCAGAACCTGCTCGACACGATCCGCAAGGTCGCGGGAAATCAGAGGACCGAAGGAATGGACGAGAAGAAATCGACGAAGAAGGGGCGCAAGGGCGCGGCGAAGGCCGCGGAGGCGCCGCAGACGGCCCGGATGGTGGTCGAGGAGATGCTCGGGGCCACGGGGTTTTCGTTCGCGTGCTCCGAGGACAACACGGAGGGGTACATCGACTACCTCGCGGCGGCGAAGCAGGGCATCGTGGAGGCGTTCGCCGTGCGACTGTCCGAGGAGCTCGAGCGGGTCGTGGTCTACGTGCTCTTCGAGCCCAAGGCGAAGAAGGAGCTGCGCGCGGAGCTCGCCGAGTTCGTCACGCGCGCGAATTTCGGCATGGGCGACGGCAATTTCGAGATGGACTACGAGGACGGCTCGGTGCGGTTCAAGGTCGCGCTCGATTACTCGGACGACCGTCTCACCCCGATCCTCGTGCGAAACATGCTCTTCGACGCGATGGATACGACCGAGGTCTACGCCGACGCGCTCGCGAAGGTGATCGCCGGCAAGGCCAAAGCAAAGTCGGCCGTGCGCGCGGCGGAGAAGGCGGCGATGGAGTCCGGGTCGCTGTAA
- a CDS encoding SUMF1/EgtB/PvdO family nonheme iron enzyme: protein MRFRHIKLEAARAWGAGVVPLGLCVLVVACAPNLTTTGGAGGDGGDDNGGAGAGAGGSGGAGGIGGGDGGVVLCPEAPNTPTMVPVSTSAGNYCIDSTEVTNDQYATWLGLVMGMEIPQVTECSFNTSFVPANGMAPPADEAPVTLVDWCDAAAFCAWHGKRLCGKIGGGSVPYSEITSAAVSQWHNACSHHGELFFPYGNTYSVSACNGQDKGLGAAVAVGSQSICEGGFPGIFDMSGNVWEWEDACDGAAGENDTCRRRGGGFASIGSDLDCSTAGGQARSTANATTGFRCCVDVP from the coding sequence GTGAGGTTCCGCCACATCAAGCTCGAAGCGGCGAGGGCGTGGGGCGCGGGGGTCGTTCCTCTCGGCCTTTGTGTGCTCGTCGTGGCGTGCGCGCCGAACCTCACCACGACGGGAGGCGCGGGCGGCGACGGCGGCGACGACAACGGCGGCGCGGGCGCGGGCGCGGGCGGGAGCGGAGGGGCGGGGGGCATTGGCGGCGGCGACGGCGGCGTGGTCCTTTGCCCCGAGGCGCCGAACACGCCCACGATGGTGCCCGTGTCGACCTCGGCCGGGAATTATTGTATCGACAGCACCGAGGTCACGAACGACCAGTACGCGACCTGGCTCGGGCTGGTCATGGGCATGGAGATCCCGCAGGTGACCGAATGTAGCTTCAACACGAGCTTCGTGCCGGCGAATGGAATGGCGCCGCCTGCCGACGAGGCTCCGGTCACGCTCGTCGATTGGTGCGACGCCGCGGCCTTCTGCGCGTGGCACGGAAAGCGTCTCTGCGGGAAGATCGGCGGCGGCTCGGTCCCGTACTCCGAGATCACGAGCGCCGCCGTGAGCCAGTGGCACAACGCGTGCAGCCATCACGGCGAGCTGTTTTTCCCGTACGGAAATACGTACTCGGTCAGCGCGTGTAATGGCCAGGACAAGGGGCTCGGCGCCGCGGTCGCGGTCGGCAGCCAATCCATCTGCGAGGGTGGTTTTCCGGGGATCTTCGACATGAGCGGCAACGTCTGGGAGTGGGAGGACGCCTGCGACGGGGCGGCGGGGGAAAACGACACGTGTCGCCGGCGCGGCGGCGGGTTCGCCAGCATCGGATCGGACCTCGATTGCTCGACGGCCGGGGGTCAGGCGCGGAGCACGGCGAATGCGACCACGGGCTTTCGTTGCTGTGTGGATGTCCCATGA
- a CDS encoding Rieske 2Fe-2S domain-containing protein, whose amino-acid sequence MGPDDRDVLAEASESAPLVPAEALLAPPRAKVRASVARMLGHWFVVAASNELGDRPIARTLLGVPIVLFRDGEGKPGALLDRCPHRNVPLSIGEVVEGQLQCSYHGWRFDRGGTCKFVPSLLGDATAKARNAPSYAAREQDGFVWVYGAPNEAPKTEPYRFPQLGKGYTTVRRRVESESTMHAALENALDVPHTQYLHSGLFRSKPRGIQIEARVTRTHDRVVAEYVGEPRPTGLVARILSPSGGEVTHFDRFILPSIAEVEYRIGTENHFYVSAAMTPVTDFLTHIYAVVSFKVRLFPGWLLKPFLMPLGLKVFAQDAALLKLQTENIKRFGGEQYASTEIDVLGRHIWRLMRQAERGSVSTGENVHEETVKLLV is encoded by the coding sequence ATGGGACCCGACGATCGCGACGTTCTGGCGGAGGCCTCCGAGAGCGCGCCGCTCGTGCCGGCCGAGGCCTTGCTCGCGCCGCCGCGGGCGAAGGTGCGGGCGTCGGTGGCGCGGATGCTCGGCCACTGGTTCGTGGTGGCGGCGTCGAACGAGCTCGGAGATCGGCCGATCGCGCGGACCTTGCTCGGCGTGCCGATCGTGCTCTTCCGCGACGGCGAGGGCAAGCCGGGGGCTCTGCTCGACCGCTGCCCGCACCGGAACGTACCGCTCTCGATCGGCGAGGTGGTGGAGGGGCAGCTCCAGTGCTCGTACCACGGCTGGCGCTTCGATCGCGGGGGCACCTGCAAGTTCGTGCCCTCGCTGCTCGGGGACGCGACGGCGAAGGCGCGCAACGCGCCGAGTTACGCGGCGCGGGAGCAGGACGGGTTCGTCTGGGTGTACGGGGCGCCGAACGAGGCGCCGAAGACCGAGCCTTACCGCTTCCCGCAGCTCGGCAAGGGGTACACGACGGTGCGGCGGCGCGTGGAGTCCGAGAGCACGATGCACGCGGCGCTGGAGAACGCGCTCGACGTGCCGCACACGCAGTACCTGCACAGCGGCCTCTTCCGCTCGAAGCCGCGGGGCATCCAGATCGAGGCGCGCGTGACGCGCACGCACGACCGCGTGGTGGCCGAATACGTGGGCGAGCCGCGGCCGACGGGCCTCGTGGCGAGGATCCTCTCGCCGTCGGGCGGGGAGGTGACGCATTTCGACCGGTTCATCCTGCCCTCGATCGCGGAGGTCGAGTACCGGATTGGCACGGAGAACCATTTTTATGTCTCGGCCGCGATGACGCCGGTGACGGATTTCCTGACGCACATCTACGCGGTGGTGAGCTTCAAGGTGCGCCTGTTCCCGGGCTGGCTGCTCAAGCCGTTCTTGATGCCGCTCGGCCTCAAGGTGTTCGCGCAGGACGCGGCGCTCCTGAAGCTGCAGACGGAGAACATCAAGCGCTTCGGGGGCGAGCAGTACGCGTCGACGGAGATCGACGTGCTCGGCCGGCACATCTGGCGGCTGATGCGGCAGGCCGAGCGGGGCAGTGTGTCGACGGGCGAAAACGTTCATGAAGAGACGGTGAAACTTCTGGTGTAG